A single window of Aphidius gifuensis isolate YNYX2018 linkage group LG1, ASM1490517v1, whole genome shotgun sequence DNA harbors:
- the LOC122852759 gene encoding methionine aminopeptidase 1: protein MSSVLGMCETPGCNVAATLQCPTCLKIGIQGSYFCSQTCFKGNWKSHKVIHEIAKGESNKRGISDEYNPWPSYHYTGKLRPYPAVPKRDVPRSIMRPDYADHPEGVPLSEQEVRGSSQIKILDDDEIEAMRVACKLGREVLDEAAKVCDVGVTTAEIDRIVHEACIDRDCYPSPLNYHQFPASCCTSVNEVICHGIPDTRPLENGDLCNVDVTVFHRGFHGDLNETFFVGDVQPEIKKLVQVTYECLSKAIDIVRPGEKYKEIGNVVQKHAQSAGLSVVRSYCGHGIHRLFHTAPNVPHYAKNKAVGIMKPGHCFTIEPMISQGTWRDETWPDDWTAVTADGKWSAQFEQTLLVTNDGCEILTKRRTKDGNPWFMDKL, encoded by the exons atgtcttcAGTATTGGGAATGTGTGAAACTCCTGGATGTAACGTAGCTGCTACTCTACAATGTCCaacatgtttaaaaattgGCATTCAAGGCTCATATTTTTGCAGTCAA ACTTGCTTCAAAGGAAACTGGAAATCTCACAAAGTGATTCACGAAATTGCTA AAGGAGAAAGCAACAAACGAGGAATTTCAGATGAATATAATCCATGGCCTTCATATCATTATACTGGAAAATTACGTCCATATCCAGCTGTACCAAAAAGAGATGTTCCAAGATCAATAATGCGTCCAGATTATGCTGATCATCCAGAAGGTGTACCATTAAGTGAACAAGAAGTTCGTGGATCatcacaaattaaaatattagatgatgatgaaattgaagCAATGAGAGTTGCTTGTAAACTTGGACGTGAAGTACTTGATGAAGCAGCTAAAGTATGTGATGTTGGTGTGACAACTGCTGAAATTGATCGTATTGTTCATGAAGCATGCATTGATAGAGATTGTTATCCATCaccattaaattatcatcaatttccaGCAAGTTGTTGTACATCAGTTAATGAAGTTATTTGTCATGGTATACCAGACACTAGACCTCTAGAAAATGGAGATCTTTGTAATG tTGATGTGACAGTGTTTCACAGAGGTTTTCATGGTGATTTGAATGAAACATTTTTTGTTGGTGATGTTCaaccagaaataaaaaaactagtcCAAGTTACTTATGAGTGCCTATCAAAAGCAATTGACATTGTTAGACCtggtgaaaaatataaagaaattgGTAATGTTGTACAAAAACATGCACAAAGTGCAGGTTTATCTGTTGTACGAAGTTATTGTGGTCATGGAATACATAGACTATTTCATACAGCACCAAATGTTCCACATTATGcaa aaaataaagcTGTTGGAATAATGAAACCTGGTCATTGTTTTACTATTGAGCCAATGATATCACAAGGAACTTGGCGTGATGAAACGTGGCCAGATGACTGGACAGCAGTTACAGCAGATGGTAAATGGTCAGCTCAATTTGAACAAACTCTTCTTGTAACTAATGATGGCTGTGAAATTCTTACAAAAAGACGTACTAAGGATGGTAATCCTTGGTTTATGgacaaattgtaa
- the LOC122852762 gene encoding protein 5NUC-like, which produces MAPIQEIRWTVLLFILSSGIFFKALLSVQSFKLNIIHTNDMHSRFLETCTNKNTSNEKCYGGFPRLATLIKQERKSDNTTIFLNAGDTYQGTYWFTKYKWEIVARGLNILKPDAMCLGNHEFDKGLEGLIPFLKNASYPVLAANLDLTEEPELAATGIKNSTILTVNGYKIGIIGYLTNETKITSFSGNVKFLDEVTVIQEEANKLKADGIDILIALGHSGYDLDKIIAEQVDGIDLVIGGHSHTFLYSGNQSNYDTPEGPYPTEIKQKSGKIVYVVQASAYTKYMGHVVVNYDEKEKKVMNITGSPILVDDSIENDKDAVDEFEEFRLALIDIEAKVVGNSLVLLDGDSKNCRVKECNFGNLITDAMIDYAHRQFNLTGKWKQPSVAFVGGGNIRGSIDQHPSYNITMGELLSVLPFDDPVILIDVPGKILFDVLEWSVNKGNQSSGAFLQLSGIKVTYNLENPFGSRVMSAQIRCSQCRVPHFEDINQDKNYTVMTTAYFGAGGDGYTMFYSLESMSLNIINAEILGQFLRIHSPVYPGIESRIAFVSTQKSTSSSASSIDNTYSKRCVFNIAIITAFFIRLIF; this is translated from the exons ATGGCACCAATACAAGAAATCCGATGGACcgtgttattatttattctatcgagtggtatattttttaaggcACTATTAAGTGTTCAATCATTCAAACTAAATATTATACACACGAATGATATGCACTCtag atttttagaaacttgtacaaataaaaatacatcgaATGAAAAATGCTACGGTGGATTTCCCCGTCTGGCAACTCTCATAAAGCAAGAAAGGAAATCTGATAATaccacaatatttttaaatgctgGTGATACATATCAAGGTACTTATTGGTTTACAAAATACAAATGGGAAATTGTCGCAAGAggcttgaatattttaaaacccGATGCAATG tgTCTTGGAAATCATGAATTTGACAAAGGTCTAGAGGGACTTATTCCTTTTCTTAAAAATGCATCATACCCTGTACTTGCAGCAAACTTGGATTTAACAGAAGAACCTGAATTAGCTGCAacaggaataaaaaatagtacaaTCTTGACAGTAAATGGTTATAAAATTGGCATTATCGGTTATCTAACAaacgaaacaaaaataacTTCTTTTTCTGGAAATGTCAAGTTTCTTGATGAAGTTACAGTGATTCAAGAAGAAGCTAATAAACTTAAAGCTGATGGTATAGATATCCTGATAGCATTGGGCCACTCTGGCTACGATCTGGACAAAATAATTGCTGAACAAGTTGATGGTATTGATCTTGTAATTGGTGGCCACTCACATACTTTTTTATACAGTGGAAATCAGTCAAATTATGATACACCTGAAGGACCTTATCCAACtgaaatcaaacaaaaaagtGGTAAAATTGTTTATGTTGTCCAGGCTTCAGCTTACACCAAGTACATGGGACATGTCGTCGTTAATTAtgatgagaaagaaaaaaaagtaatgaatATTACAGGAAGTCCAATTTTAGTTGATGATAGCATTGAAAATGACAAAGATGCTGTGGATGAGTTTGAAGAATTTCGATTGGCATTAATAGATATAGAAGCGAAAGTTGTTGGTAATAGTCTAGTTCTACTTGATGGTGACTCTAAAAATTGTAGAGTTAAAGAGTGCAACTTTGGAAATCTTATAACCGATGCTATGATTGATTAT gcacatagacaatttaatttaactggCAAATGGAAACAACCTTCAGTTGCTTTTGTAGGAGGTGGCAATATTCGTGGTTCAATTGATCAGCATCCAAGttacaat ATAACAATGGGTGAACTTTTATCAGTTTTGCCATTTGATGACCCAGTTATACTTATTGATGTTCCTGGAAAAATACTTTTTGACGTACTTGAATGGAGTGTAAACAAGGGTAATCAATCAAGTGGTGCATTTCTGCAGTTGTCAGGCATAAAG gtgacatataatttagaaaaccCCTTTGGTTCGAGAGTCATGTCAGCACAGATTCGTTGTTCTCAATGTAGAGTTCCTCATTTTGAAGACATTAATcaggataaaaattatacagtgATGACTACTGCGTATTTTGGTGCTGGTGGTGATGGCTACACGATGTTTTATAGCTTGGAATCGAtgtcattaaatataataaatgctGAAATACTTGGTCAATTCTTACGGATACACAGCCCTGTGTATCCAGGTATTGAATCGAGAATCGCTTTTGTTTCGACTCAGAAATCAACTTCATCCTCGGCTTCGTCAATTGATAATACTTACTCAAAACGATGTGTGTTCAATATTGCCATAATTACAGCATTTTTTAtacgtttaattttttaa
- the LOC122852744 gene encoding putative ATP-dependent RNA helicase DHX57 isoform X2, producing the protein MDRRSYDLMEDYAVVGKNSENNKSNSNNKNKKGESFKSTNSSSAVPVKSNVNKKTEVDQRKTTNPSSSVVPVKPKLKRKSELQTLRVSLESEKLLYDTLKHIYGSSFKLCDVSEYKNKNSQLHSKYWMERGNLVIKGVFDYSVKNPTKKTQKEITKQFAKSKLESYSFHPNHCNEALAHTDGDYGRAIEILFEKYYCVDDDKKFSNEKITNDMLLEVIEDEKLTLEAIYNEAFEEKLKNQLWCIKLRLDYLITDQNKNNDKKKLIKPVNKVNICSFFASGKKCRYGEKCKFRHEKKETTMLNDNSANKKKDSYFILEIRFPEKLKYPYEPPYIYFYKEESFIPNVQYLMIAKKLYDTSKELSKNGNPYLFEIISMLENEEEMMKYLTTAEPNFIDRNESLFMKELENEFELLPSHNIKGSTNRSNNKNITIEEIEKLDDMIYQKFKDKQTNKQYLNMKLSRRNLPAWSMMNEIIDTIDDNQVTIISGETGCGKSTQVPQFILDSWILNRTDKKEHVEIICTQPRRISAIGVAERVSAERDERIGNTVGYQIHLESKLSNWTRLTFCTIGILLQRLTSDPTLNMVTHIIVDEVHERSAESDFLLMLLRELLYKRNDLKIILMSATLKAESFSTYFNGTPIINIPGRTFPVESLYLEDIIETINFVFEEGSRYTKRVRGGLEQLEIELETADVTCLTEIEPKKNILDNNLNLSQIMGRYPKYSTLTWKNLYLMDHEKINYELIEKILEWIVDGQHNYPNEGSILIFLPGLSEISTLRELLKGNKLFSSNNGKYKIIQLHSTLTSEEQNLVFQKFGNGVRKIIISTNIAETSVTIDDCVFVIDSGRMKETRFNSIQNMSSLETCWVSRANSMQRKGRAGRVRPGVCINLFTSHRFQHHLLAEPIPEIFRISLEPLLLKIHMMYGDNIDSVSVLKNLIEPPEDQNIFDSISRLEDVGAFNSECNLTPLGHHLAALPVDVRIGKLIIYGAIFCCLDSSLTIAACLSYKSPFTTIFDKRHLIESKKKEYTTAFSDQLTTLKAYNKYIEMSQISTLAGQTFAYENYLSIKILQTLADIKHQLLDLLVSIGFVPVNTYKRKMGIDKVLEMTGFDLNANNDNLKLLQGLLCGALYPNVVKVFTPEKSFQIQATGAIPRQPRPEELSFQTKNDGFVFIHPSSVNFSVQHFPSPYIVYQEKIKTTKTFIREISMVSMLPLILFSGYGVNIEQHNGNFILSLADGWILLAVESHTVAQLLQQMKDELVKLLEKKMQEPLLNLINNQNNRKIIETIITVITRE; encoded by the exons atggatCGTCGAAGCTATGATTTGATGGAAGACTATGCAGTAGTTggaaaaaatagtgaaaataataaatc aaattcaaataataagaataaaaaaggagaatcatttaaatcaacaaattcatcatcaGCTGTGCCTGTTAAATCTAATGTCAATAAAAAGACTGAAGTAGATCAACGAAAAACAACAAatccatcatcatcagttgTACCTGTTAAacctaaattaaaaagaaaaagtgaaTTACAAACACTTCGAGTATCATTAGAATCTGAAAAATTACTTTATGATACTTTAAAGCATATTTATGGTTCTTCATTTAAACTATGTGATGTatcagaatataaaaataaaaattcacaattaCACAGTAAATATTGGATGGAAAGAGGTAATTTAGTTATTAAAGGAGTATTTGATTATTCAGTAAAAAATCCAActaaaaaaactcaaaaagaaataacaaaacaatttgCAAAATCAAAACTTGAAAGTTacag ttTTCATCCAAATCATTGTAATGAAGCATTAGCACATACAGATGGTGATTATGGACGAGCAATTGAGAtactatttgaaaaatattattgtgttgatgatgataaaaaatttagcaatgaaaaaataacaaatgatatGCTTTTAGAAGTAattgaagatgaaaaattaacactTGAAGCAATATATAATGAAGCATTTGAAGAAAagctaaaaaatcaattatggTGTATTAAATTAAGATtggattatttaataactgatcaaaataaaaataatgataagaaaaaattgataaaaccagtaaataaagttaatatttgtagtttttttgcaagtggaaaaaaatgtagatatggagaaaaatgtaaatttcgtcatgaaaaaaaagaaacaacaatGCTAAATGATAATAgtgctaataaaaaaaaagatagttattttattcttgaaaTAAGATTTCCAGAAAAGTTAAAATATCCATATGAGCCaccatatatttatttttataaagaagaaTCATTTATTCCAAATgtacaatatttaatgattgcAAAAAAGCTATATGATACATCAAAAGAATTATCAAAGAATGGAAATCCATATTTATTTGAGATAATATCAATGCTAGAAAATGAAGAagaaatgatgaaatatttaacaacagcAGAgccaaattttattgatagaaatgaatcattatttatgaaagaacttgaaaatgaatttgaattattaccaAGTCATAATATAAAAGGTTCAACAAATcgttcaaataataaaaatataacaattgaagaaattgaaaaattagatgatatgatttatcaaaaatttaaggataaacaaacaaataaacaatatttaaatatgaaattatcaAGACGTAATTTACCAGCATGGTCAATGatgaatgaaataattgatacaattgatgataatcaaGTAACAATAATATCTGGTGAAACTGGATGTGGTAAATCTACTCAAGTACCACAATTTATACTTGATAGTTGGATATTAAATAGAACAGATAAAAAAGAacatgttgaaataatttgtaCACAACCAAGAAGAATAAGTGCAATTGGTGTTGCTGAAAGAGTATCTGCTGAACGTGATGAACGTATTGGTAATACTGTTGGTTATCAAATACATTTAGAaagtaaattatcaaattggaCAAGATTAACATTTTGTACAATTGGTATATTATTACAACGTTTAACAAGTGATCCAACATTAAATATGGTAACAcatattattgttgatgaagTACATGAAAGAAGTGCTGaaagtgattttttattaatgttattacgtgaattattatataaacgtaatgatttaaaaataatattaatgtcagCAACATTAAAAGCTGAATCATTTTCAACGTATTTTAATGGTACaccaattataaatataccagGTAGAACATTTCCAGTTGAATCATTATATCTTGAagatattattgaaacaattaattttgtatttgaagAAGGTTCAAGATATACAAAAAGAGTACGAGGTGGATTAGAACAATTAGAAATTGAATTAGAAACAGCTGATGTTACATGTTTAACTGAAATTgaacctaaaaaaaatatactagataataatcttaatttatcacaaataaTGGGAAGATATccaaaatattcaacattaacatggaaaaatttatatcttatggatcatgaaaaaattaattatgaattaattgaaaaaatacttgaatggATTGTTGATGGTCAACATAATTATCCAAATGAAggttcaatattaatatttcttccAGGTTTATCAGAAATATCAACATTACGTGAATTATTAAaaggtaataaattattttcatcaaataatggaaaatataaaataatacaattacatTCAACATTAACAAGTGAAGAACAAAATTtagtatttcaaaaatttggtAATGGTGtacgtaaaataataataagtacaaATATTGCTGAAACATCAGTGACAATTGATGATTGTGTATTTGTTATTGATAGTGGAAGAATGAAAGAAACAAGatttaattcaattcaaaATATGTCAAGTTTAGAAACATGTTGGGTATCACGTGCAAATTCAATGCAAAGAAAAGGAAGAGCTGGTAGAGTTAGACCAGgtgtatgtataaatttatttacatcacATAGAtttcaacatcatttattAGCTGAACCAATACCAGAAATATTTAGAATTTCACTTGagccattattattaaaaattcatatgatgtatggtgataatattgattcagtatcagtattaaaaaatttaattgaaccaCCAGaagatcaaaatatatttgattcaaTATCAAGACTTGAAGATGTTGGTGCATTTAATTCTGAATGTAATTTAACACCACTTGGTCATCATTTAGCTGCATTACCAGTTGATGTTAGaattggtaaattaataatatatggtgcaatattttgttgtcttgattcatcattaacaattgctgcatgtttatcatataaaagtccatttacaacaatatttgataaacGTCATTTAattgaatctaaaaaaaaagaatatacaaCAGCATTTTCAGATCAATTAACAACACTTAAagcatataataaatatattgaaatgagTCAAATAAGTACATTAGCTGGACAAACATTTgcttatgaaaattatttatcaattaaaattcttCAAACACTTGCTGATATTAAACATCAATTATTAGATCTTCTTGTGTCAATTGGATTTGTTCCAGTTAATacatataaaagaaaaatgggTATTGATAAAGTATTAGAAATGACTGGTTTTGATTTAAATgctaataatgataatttaaagttattaCAAGGTTTATTATGTGGTGCATTATATCCAAATGTTGTTAAAGTATTTACACCAGAAAAATCATTTCAAATACAAGCAACTGGTGCAATACCACGTCAACCAAGACCAGAAGAATTAAGTTTTCAAACTAAAAATGATGGTTTTGTATTTATACATCCTTCATCTGTTAATTTTAGTGTACAACATTTTCCAAGTCCatatattgtttatcaagaaaaaattaaaacaactaAAACATTTATACGTGAAATATCAATGGTATCAATGTtaccattaatattattttctggtTATGGTGTTAATATTGAACAACAtaatggtaattttattttatcattagcTGATGGATGGATCCTATTAGCTGTTGAATCACATACTGTTGctcaattattacaacaaatgaAAGATGAACTTGTTAAgctacttgaaaaaaaaatgcaagaaccacttttaaatttaattaataatcaaaataatagaaaaatcattgaaacaaTCATCACTGTAATTACTCGagaataa
- the LOC122852744 gene encoding putative ATP-dependent RNA helicase DHX57 isoform X1, whose amino-acid sequence MDRRSYDLMEDYAVVGKNSENNKSRNSNNKNKKGESFKSTNSSSAVPVKSNVNKKTEVDQRKTTNPSSSVVPVKPKLKRKSELQTLRVSLESEKLLYDTLKHIYGSSFKLCDVSEYKNKNSQLHSKYWMERGNLVIKGVFDYSVKNPTKKTQKEITKQFAKSKLESYSFHPNHCNEALAHTDGDYGRAIEILFEKYYCVDDDKKFSNEKITNDMLLEVIEDEKLTLEAIYNEAFEEKLKNQLWCIKLRLDYLITDQNKNNDKKKLIKPVNKVNICSFFASGKKCRYGEKCKFRHEKKETTMLNDNSANKKKDSYFILEIRFPEKLKYPYEPPYIYFYKEESFIPNVQYLMIAKKLYDTSKELSKNGNPYLFEIISMLENEEEMMKYLTTAEPNFIDRNESLFMKELENEFELLPSHNIKGSTNRSNNKNITIEEIEKLDDMIYQKFKDKQTNKQYLNMKLSRRNLPAWSMMNEIIDTIDDNQVTIISGETGCGKSTQVPQFILDSWILNRTDKKEHVEIICTQPRRISAIGVAERVSAERDERIGNTVGYQIHLESKLSNWTRLTFCTIGILLQRLTSDPTLNMVTHIIVDEVHERSAESDFLLMLLRELLYKRNDLKIILMSATLKAESFSTYFNGTPIINIPGRTFPVESLYLEDIIETINFVFEEGSRYTKRVRGGLEQLEIELETADVTCLTEIEPKKNILDNNLNLSQIMGRYPKYSTLTWKNLYLMDHEKINYELIEKILEWIVDGQHNYPNEGSILIFLPGLSEISTLRELLKGNKLFSSNNGKYKIIQLHSTLTSEEQNLVFQKFGNGVRKIIISTNIAETSVTIDDCVFVIDSGRMKETRFNSIQNMSSLETCWVSRANSMQRKGRAGRVRPGVCINLFTSHRFQHHLLAEPIPEIFRISLEPLLLKIHMMYGDNIDSVSVLKNLIEPPEDQNIFDSISRLEDVGAFNSECNLTPLGHHLAALPVDVRIGKLIIYGAIFCCLDSSLTIAACLSYKSPFTTIFDKRHLIESKKKEYTTAFSDQLTTLKAYNKYIEMSQISTLAGQTFAYENYLSIKILQTLADIKHQLLDLLVSIGFVPVNTYKRKMGIDKVLEMTGFDLNANNDNLKLLQGLLCGALYPNVVKVFTPEKSFQIQATGAIPRQPRPEELSFQTKNDGFVFIHPSSVNFSVQHFPSPYIVYQEKIKTTKTFIREISMVSMLPLILFSGYGVNIEQHNGNFILSLADGWILLAVESHTVAQLLQQMKDELVKLLEKKMQEPLLNLINNQNNRKIIETIITVITRE is encoded by the exons atggatCGTCGAAGCTATGATTTGATGGAAGACTATGCAGTAGTTggaaaaaatagtgaaaataataaatc aagaaattcaaataataagaataaaaaaggagaatcatttaaatcaacaaattcatcatcaGCTGTGCCTGTTAAATCTAATGTCAATAAAAAGACTGAAGTAGATCAACGAAAAACAACAAatccatcatcatcagttgTACCTGTTAAacctaaattaaaaagaaaaagtgaaTTACAAACACTTCGAGTATCATTAGAATCTGAAAAATTACTTTATGATACTTTAAAGCATATTTATGGTTCTTCATTTAAACTATGTGATGTatcagaatataaaaataaaaattcacaattaCACAGTAAATATTGGATGGAAAGAGGTAATTTAGTTATTAAAGGAGTATTTGATTATTCAGTAAAAAATCCAActaaaaaaactcaaaaagaaataacaaaacaatttgCAAAATCAAAACTTGAAAGTTacag ttTTCATCCAAATCATTGTAATGAAGCATTAGCACATACAGATGGTGATTATGGACGAGCAATTGAGAtactatttgaaaaatattattgtgttgatgatgataaaaaatttagcaatgaaaaaataacaaatgatatGCTTTTAGAAGTAattgaagatgaaaaattaacactTGAAGCAATATATAATGAAGCATTTGAAGAAAagctaaaaaatcaattatggTGTATTAAATTAAGATtggattatttaataactgatcaaaataaaaataatgataagaaaaaattgataaaaccagtaaataaagttaatatttgtagtttttttgcaagtggaaaaaaatgtagatatggagaaaaatgtaaatttcgtcatgaaaaaaaagaaacaacaatGCTAAATGATAATAgtgctaataaaaaaaaagatagttattttattcttgaaaTAAGATTTCCAGAAAAGTTAAAATATCCATATGAGCCaccatatatttatttttataaagaagaaTCATTTATTCCAAATgtacaatatttaatgattgcAAAAAAGCTATATGATACATCAAAAGAATTATCAAAGAATGGAAATCCATATTTATTTGAGATAATATCAATGCTAGAAAATGAAGAagaaatgatgaaatatttaacaacagcAGAgccaaattttattgatagaaatgaatcattatttatgaaagaacttgaaaatgaatttgaattattaccaAGTCATAATATAAAAGGTTCAACAAATcgttcaaataataaaaatataacaattgaagaaattgaaaaattagatgatatgatttatcaaaaatttaaggataaacaaacaaataaacaatatttaaatatgaaattatcaAGACGTAATTTACCAGCATGGTCAATGatgaatgaaataattgatacaattgatgataatcaaGTAACAATAATATCTGGTGAAACTGGATGTGGTAAATCTACTCAAGTACCACAATTTATACTTGATAGTTGGATATTAAATAGAACAGATAAAAAAGAacatgttgaaataatttgtaCACAACCAAGAAGAATAAGTGCAATTGGTGTTGCTGAAAGAGTATCTGCTGAACGTGATGAACGTATTGGTAATACTGTTGGTTATCAAATACATTTAGAaagtaaattatcaaattggaCAAGATTAACATTTTGTACAATTGGTATATTATTACAACGTTTAACAAGTGATCCAACATTAAATATGGTAACAcatattattgttgatgaagTACATGAAAGAAGTGCTGaaagtgattttttattaatgttattacgtgaattattatataaacgtaatgatttaaaaataatattaatgtcagCAACATTAAAAGCTGAATCATTTTCAACGTATTTTAATGGTACaccaattataaatataccagGTAGAACATTTCCAGTTGAATCATTATATCTTGAagatattattgaaacaattaattttgtatttgaagAAGGTTCAAGATATACAAAAAGAGTACGAGGTGGATTAGAACAATTAGAAATTGAATTAGAAACAGCTGATGTTACATGTTTAACTGAAATTgaacctaaaaaaaatatactagataataatcttaatttatcacaaataaTGGGAAGATATccaaaatattcaacattaacatggaaaaatttatatcttatggatcatgaaaaaattaattatgaattaattgaaaaaatacttgaatggATTGTTGATGGTCAACATAATTATCCAAATGAAggttcaatattaatatttcttccAGGTTTATCAGAAATATCAACATTACGTGAATTATTAAaaggtaataaattattttcatcaaataatggaaaatataaaataatacaattacatTCAACATTAACAAGTGAAGAACAAAATTtagtatttcaaaaatttggtAATGGTGtacgtaaaataataataagtacaaATATTGCTGAAACATCAGTGACAATTGATGATTGTGTATTTGTTATTGATAGTGGAAGAATGAAAGAAACAAGatttaattcaattcaaaATATGTCAAGTTTAGAAACATGTTGGGTATCACGTGCAAATTCAATGCAAAGAAAAGGAAGAGCTGGTAGAGTTAGACCAGgtgtatgtataaatttatttacatcacATAGAtttcaacatcatttattAGCTGAACCAATACCAGAAATATTTAGAATTTCACTTGagccattattattaaaaattcatatgatgtatggtgataatattgattcagtatcagtattaaaaaatttaattgaaccaCCAGaagatcaaaatatatttgattcaaTATCAAGACTTGAAGATGTTGGTGCATTTAATTCTGAATGTAATTTAACACCACTTGGTCATCATTTAGCTGCATTACCAGTTGATGTTAGaattggtaaattaataatatatggtgcaatattttgttgtcttgattcatcattaacaattgctgcatgtttatcatataaaagtccatttacaacaatatttgataaacGTCATTTAattgaatctaaaaaaaaagaatatacaaCAGCATTTTCAGATCAATTAACAACACTTAAagcatataataaatatattgaaatgagTCAAATAAGTACATTAGCTGGACAAACATTTgcttatgaaaattatttatcaattaaaattcttCAAACACTTGCTGATATTAAACATCAATTATTAGATCTTCTTGTGTCAATTGGATTTGTTCCAGTTAATacatataaaagaaaaatgggTATTGATAAAGTATTAGAAATGACTGGTTTTGATTTAAATgctaataatgataatttaaagttattaCAAGGTTTATTATGTGGTGCATTATATCCAAATGTTGTTAAAGTATTTACACCAGAAAAATCATTTCAAATACAAGCAACTGGTGCAATACCACGTCAACCAAGACCAGAAGAATTAAGTTTTCAAACTAAAAATGATGGTTTTGTATTTATACATCCTTCATCTGTTAATTTTAGTGTACAACATTTTCCAAGTCCatatattgtttatcaagaaaaaattaaaacaactaAAACATTTATACGTGAAATATCAATGGTATCAATGTtaccattaatattattttctggtTATGGTGTTAATATTGAACAACAtaatggtaattttattttatcattagcTGATGGATGGATCCTATTAGCTGTTGAATCACATACTGTTGctcaattattacaacaaatgaAAGATGAACTTGTTAAgctacttgaaaaaaaaatgcaagaaccacttttaaatttaattaataatcaaaataatagaaaaatcattgaaacaaTCATCACTGTAATTACTCGagaataa